The following coding sequences are from one Terriglobia bacterium window:
- a CDS encoding NHLP bacteriocin system secretion protein translates to MATQTQRLEVHSPEESYRVLPVLYGRSWVAPAIFAGIVVWLLGFLLFGRIDIDAKGNAILLLPEAVVPFQSNATGQVGKWYVKVGDHVEKGQLLAIVDQPLIEKDLAQAQEQLGEIQERNKVIHSLTDTDLRLEKESLVRKRKMLTERIAILKQQASESQGLTQQNASANTKTLDQQKQNLEGLLELEKRRLTNLETELKRAEDLRLQQLRSADEVVTARQAYSDQVQKVMGLELQSTQLSLSKTEADESELRSFNRVQGQEDTVADLNEQFQELANQEVEIDQTEAQMSTSQSLQVRQLQRTVEQLQKQLTENREIHSEQAGRIVELTAADGSLVTRGQRLGAIDTGDTSRKLQAVAYFKVEDGKRIQPGTRLLLTPATVTRERYGSAVAHVTSVSRFPVSTEGAAKVVGNATVARTLTDGGYQIAVIAQLDVDPKNPSGYKWDLTSGPATELTSGTIAAALGTIETRAPITFIIPMLQ, encoded by the coding sequence ATGGCAACACAAACTCAGCGTCTGGAAGTTCACTCACCCGAAGAGAGCTATCGTGTCCTGCCCGTCCTCTACGGGCGGAGTTGGGTCGCGCCTGCGATTTTCGCAGGCATTGTTGTCTGGCTGTTAGGATTCCTTCTTTTCGGCAGAATTGATATCGATGCGAAAGGCAATGCGATCCTGCTGCTGCCCGAGGCCGTCGTTCCATTTCAGTCGAATGCCACGGGCCAGGTCGGTAAGTGGTACGTGAAGGTTGGGGACCACGTCGAGAAAGGACAGCTGCTGGCTATCGTTGATCAGCCGTTGATCGAGAAGGACCTGGCACAGGCTCAGGAGCAGCTCGGCGAAATTCAGGAACGCAATAAGGTCATCCATTCGTTGACCGACACCGACCTGCGCCTGGAAAAAGAATCGCTCGTGCGCAAACGCAAAATGCTTACTGAACGTATTGCCATTTTGAAGCAACAGGCGTCAGAGAGCCAGGGCTTGACGCAACAGAATGCCAGTGCCAATACGAAGACCCTGGATCAGCAAAAGCAAAATCTCGAAGGTCTGCTTGAACTCGAGAAGAGGCGGCTGACCAACCTGGAAACGGAGTTAAAACGCGCAGAAGACCTGCGCCTGCAACAACTCCGTTCGGCAGACGAAGTGGTGACAGCCCGCCAGGCATATAGTGATCAGGTCCAAAAAGTGATGGGGCTCGAACTTCAATCGACTCAGCTCAGCCTGTCAAAAACCGAAGCCGACGAAAGTGAATTGCGTTCCTTCAACCGTGTTCAGGGACAGGAGGACACGGTGGCCGACCTCAACGAGCAATTCCAGGAGCTGGCAAATCAGGAAGTCGAGATCGACCAGACGGAAGCCCAGATGTCTACATCCCAGTCATTGCAGGTCCGGCAGTTGCAACGAACGGTCGAACAGCTTCAGAAACAGCTGACCGAGAACCGCGAGATCCACAGCGAACAGGCGGGCCGGATCGTCGAATTGACGGCTGCAGATGGGAGTCTGGTGACGCGGGGCCAGCGCCTTGGGGCGATCGATACAGGAGACACGTCGCGGAAGCTCCAGGCTGTTGCCTATTTCAAGGTGGAAGACGGCAAGCGAATCCAGCCGGGAACCCGGCTGCTGCTCACGCCTGCCACGGTGACACGGGAGCGCTACGGCAGCGCTGTTGCACATGTCACGTCGGTTTCCCGGTTTCCCGTCAGCACGGAGGGCGCGGCAAAAGTAGTCGGCAATGCGACGGTCGCACGCACATTGACGGACGGCGGCTACCAGATCGCGGTGATCGCGCAATTGGACGTGGATCCCAAAAACCCTTCCGGGTACAAGTGGGATCTGACGAGCGGCCCGGCGACTGAACTGACGTCCGGGACAATCGCGGCCGCCCTTGGCACAATCGAAACACGAGCGCCGATCACATTCATTATTCCGATGTTGCAATAG
- a CDS encoding NHLP bacteriocin export ABC transporter permease/ATPase subunit: protein MRPEIEQEEKNYRLTTNQSILLNDPSRAWLVIRGHLAIQSTPIHDDAPVGLRRTLFSVRKEGVIFGTECLAETEHLGFIGVVSEETEVVELQMKASAGKLVSRYESYIGGWVTALSEILGADLEQLQPTVRATGSAEYGLSKQDILTADGGKLLLARMKSGCAEILGLDHLILKPEDGWLLVTPELCLQVSSDSAEIVTQLLSSNGGPVLSEGLATLHVFVNRHLARLAAEEERAELERRKASATLRDLDTAVAFHDLASVLDPIERFQKRETRLLTALGIVGDVMGIKISGPAASEDMTKVNDPIEPIARASRIHHRSVTLGPGWWKHDAGPLLGFIGEEHKAVALLPRGGEYDIVDPEVRYRQPLTAEHLAHLAPEAYMLYRPLPSRMTGVKDLLRFTLHGHTRDGILILLCGLCAALLGMITPKVTGTLIDQAIPNAQIRLLTELGAVLFAAAIATAVFTYIQVMTTVRVGTASEYDSQSGMWGRLVRFRPNFFRRYSSGDLQMRVNAVGEVSRELNSATMRPLITGLMALLNFFLLWYYSWTLAKVAIWFGLVILVVTAVMSYFIARMSYELTDLQGAFHGLMVQMVGGVGKLRVAGAEHRAFNHWVSHYTPQLRLMKRSQLLKDLVSMFNLSVPTAALGFLFWKAQALTVGLKPTDPNYITIGEFIAFTTAFTIYLAGWTDVSNTLVSVIGSILKGRRIKPILDEAPEVAEDASDPGRLKGVVTFEGVSFRYATDGPLILDDVSFTIKPGEFVAFVGPSGSGKSTIMRLLLGFERPQSGRILYDGQDLAGLDVLAVRRQIGAVLQNGRLNSGSIVENVANNAKLSHAEIWDAIASAGMNEDVENMPMGLHTVVAEGGVNFSGGQRQRLLIARALATRPRIVFFDEATSALDNKTQAIVTETLERRKVTRVTIAHRLSTIRKADKIYVIDRGRMVQQGTFEDMSRRDGTFKDLISRQMA, encoded by the coding sequence GTGAGACCCGAAATCGAGCAGGAAGAGAAGAATTACCGGCTGACCACCAACCAGAGCATTTTGCTCAACGACCCGTCGCGCGCCTGGCTGGTCATTCGGGGGCACCTCGCCATTCAGAGCACTCCTATCCATGACGATGCGCCGGTCGGCCTCCGGCGGACCCTGTTTTCCGTTCGAAAAGAGGGTGTAATTTTCGGCACGGAATGCCTTGCAGAAACCGAGCATCTGGGCTTCATCGGGGTCGTCAGCGAAGAAACCGAAGTCGTTGAACTGCAGATGAAGGCATCGGCGGGCAAGCTGGTGTCCCGTTACGAAAGTTATATCGGAGGCTGGGTGACCGCGCTCAGTGAGATTCTGGGCGCCGATCTCGAACAACTGCAGCCGACGGTTCGCGCAACCGGGTCCGCAGAGTACGGCCTTTCGAAGCAGGACATCCTGACAGCGGACGGCGGCAAGCTGCTCCTGGCCAGGATGAAATCAGGCTGCGCGGAGATCCTGGGACTGGACCACCTGATTCTGAAACCGGAAGACGGCTGGTTGCTGGTTACGCCCGAACTGTGTCTCCAGGTTTCGTCGGACAGCGCAGAGATCGTCACGCAACTTCTTTCGTCCAACGGCGGGCCGGTTTTGTCGGAGGGCCTCGCCACCCTGCATGTCTTCGTGAATCGTCACCTGGCGCGTCTTGCCGCCGAGGAAGAACGTGCAGAGCTCGAACGCCGTAAGGCCAGCGCAACGCTGCGCGATTTGGACACGGCGGTGGCGTTCCATGATTTAGCCTCTGTCCTTGATCCTATCGAGCGGTTCCAGAAAAGGGAAACGCGGCTCCTGACTGCCCTCGGCATCGTAGGGGACGTTATGGGGATCAAGATCTCCGGCCCCGCCGCATCGGAAGATATGACGAAGGTCAACGATCCGATCGAGCCGATTGCCCGCGCATCACGCATACATCACCGCAGCGTCACCCTCGGACCGGGATGGTGGAAGCATGATGCCGGTCCATTGCTTGGATTCATCGGTGAGGAGCATAAGGCGGTTGCCCTGCTTCCGCGCGGTGGTGAATACGACATTGTCGATCCTGAGGTTCGTTACCGCCAGCCATTAACAGCGGAACACCTGGCGCATCTTGCTCCCGAAGCGTACATGCTGTATCGGCCTTTACCTTCCAGAATGACGGGAGTGAAGGACCTGCTGCGGTTCACACTTCATGGCCACACCAGGGACGGCATATTGATCCTTCTCTGCGGGCTGTGCGCGGCCCTGCTGGGCATGATTACCCCGAAAGTAACCGGCACTCTCATCGACCAGGCCATTCCCAATGCCCAGATTCGCCTGCTTACCGAGCTTGGCGCGGTCCTCTTCGCGGCCGCAATCGCCACCGCCGTATTCACCTACATCCAGGTCATGACGACGGTCCGCGTGGGTACTGCATCGGAGTACGACTCGCAGTCGGGCATGTGGGGACGCCTGGTGCGGTTCCGTCCGAATTTTTTCAGGAGATACTCGAGCGGCGACCTTCAGATGCGGGTCAACGCCGTCGGAGAAGTCAGCCGCGAGCTCAACTCCGCCACGATGCGCCCGCTCATAACCGGTCTGATGGCCCTGCTGAATTTCTTCCTGCTCTGGTATTACAGCTGGACGTTGGCGAAGGTCGCGATCTGGTTCGGCCTGGTCATTCTGGTGGTAACCGCGGTAATGAGCTACTTCATCGCCCGCATGTCCTATGAGCTGACAGACTTGCAGGGCGCCTTTCACGGCCTGATGGTCCAGATGGTAGGCGGTGTCGGAAAACTCCGGGTCGCTGGTGCGGAGCACCGCGCTTTCAATCATTGGGTGTCGCATTACACGCCGCAGCTGCGGCTCATGAAACGTTCGCAGTTGCTTAAAGACCTCGTCAGCATGTTCAACCTGTCCGTCCCGACGGCGGCGCTGGGGTTTCTGTTCTGGAAGGCGCAAGCATTGACGGTCGGCCTGAAGCCGACCGATCCGAACTACATCACGATCGGCGAGTTCATTGCGTTCACTACGGCGTTCACCATCTATCTGGCGGGCTGGACCGACGTCAGCAATACCCTGGTCAGCGTTATCGGGTCCATTTTGAAGGGCCGCCGGATTAAACCGATTCTTGATGAAGCGCCCGAAGTCGCTGAGGATGCATCCGACCCGGGCCGATTAAAGGGAGTCGTCACGTTTGAGGGCGTTTCTTTCCGTTACGCAACAGACGGACCTTTGATCCTGGACGACGTCTCATTCACAATAAAGCCGGGTGAGTTCGTTGCCTTCGTCGGGCCGTCAGGTTCGGGCAAGTCCACCATCATGCGCCTTCTGCTTGGATTCGAAAGGCCGCAGTCGGGCAGAATTCTATATGATGGACAGGATCTGGCCGGTCTGGATGTACTGGCGGTCCGCCGCCAGATCGGCGCCGTCCTGCAAAACGGACGGCTCAATTCCGGCTCGATTGTCGAGAACGTCGCGAATAATGCCAAGCTCAGCCATGCCGAAATCTGGGATGCCATCGCCAGCGCAGGAATGAACGAGGACGTCGAAAACATGCCGATGGGTTTGCATACCGTCGTCGCTGAAGGCGGCGTCAATTTCTCCGGTGGCCAGCGGCAAAGATTGCTGATCGCCCGCGCCCTGGCAACGCGTCCACGAATCGTGTTCTTCGATGAAGCCACAAGCGCATTGGACAACAAAACGCAGGCGATCGTGACAGAGACGCTGGAACGCCGAAAGGTGACGCGGGTCACGATTGCACACCGCCTGAGCACCATTCGCAAGGCGGACAAGATTTATGTCATCGATCGCGGCAGAATGGTGCAACAGGGCACGTTTGAAGACATGAGCCGGCGCGATGGGACGTTCAAAGATCTTATTTCGAGGCAGATGGCTTGA
- a CDS encoding Rieske 2Fe-2S domain-containing protein, translating into MEEVASRMYRHGWYQIAFEHELAEGLTPIHLAERRLMALKRNGSIRVFDATCPHRGANLAYGGKVCDDHVVCPFHGERVHLGTAAAGFFARDYASLVIGGGVFVGMSDSMKPDFPAGLQDLQRRFELIPGFAIEIEAPVEVVADNAFDSGHFKAVHAILNEPEFTFGGGGFGELRAEGEFIIPTANPTQPARVKYSTGAFSPGIMISEMTGDPPYNYIVMSTATAGEQPNRCTIRVTLGLKPPIDHNFRDLFMEASRQGLEQDRAVWRHVARDHAPAWRPRDAAAVAFREFCKRFVA; encoded by the coding sequence ATGGAGGAGGTCGCTTCCAGGATGTATCGGCATGGATGGTATCAAATTGCTTTCGAGCATGAACTGGCCGAAGGACTGACGCCCATTCATCTCGCCGAACGGCGCCTGATGGCATTGAAACGCAACGGAAGCATTCGCGTTTTCGACGCTACCTGCCCGCATCGAGGCGCGAATCTCGCCTATGGCGGGAAAGTATGCGACGACCATGTTGTCTGCCCATTTCACGGCGAAAGAGTTCATCTCGGCACTGCTGCCGCGGGATTTTTTGCCCGGGACTACGCTTCTCTTGTGATCGGCGGGGGCGTGTTCGTCGGCATGTCCGACTCGATGAAGCCGGATTTTCCGGCTGGTTTGCAAGACCTGCAACGCCGCTTCGAGCTGATTCCGGGATTCGCCATTGAGATCGAAGCCCCGGTCGAGGTTGTCGCCGATAATGCATTCGACAGCGGACATTTCAAGGCCGTGCACGCAATACTGAACGAACCCGAGTTCACGTTCGGCGGCGGCGGCTTCGGCGAGCTGCGGGCTGAAGGGGAGTTTATCATTCCGACTGCAAATCCCACCCAACCGGCACGCGTAAAGTACTCTACGGGCGCGTTCAGTCCAGGCATCATGATTTCGGAAATGACGGGCGATCCGCCTTACAACTACATCGTCATGAGCACGGCAACGGCCGGCGAGCAGCCGAATCGGTGCACCATCCGCGTCACCCTGGGGTTAAAGCCGCCGATTGACCATAACTTTAGAGATCTTTTCATGGAAGCAAGCAGACAGGGACTCGAGCAGGACCGTGCGGTGTGGAGGCACGTTGCCCGGGACCATGCCCCGGCGTGGAGGCCGCGGGACGCCGCCGCAGTGGCATTCAGGGAATTCTGCAAACGATTCGTCGCTTAA
- the asnB gene encoding asparagine synthase (glutamine-hydrolyzing) yields the protein MCGISGVLGWRQDLSQSCPDLTAMSAALRHRGPDGSGVWRSAHIALAHRRLCVIDPSGGSQPMLYKHADRTFAVSYNGEIYNFRELRRELESRRHRFQTQSDTEVLLAAYAEWGAECINHFNGIFAFALWDDYRQMLVLARDRLGVKPLFYTELTDSILFASEIKSLLAHPAVKAEVDNDGLAELFSPVQLRTPGFTIYRNVLEVGAGEYITFNREGRRSTRYWSLISAPHTDDVDTTVENIRNLLEDTVRRQLIADVPVVTMLSGGIDSSGVTALAARELGSQGKSLNTYSVDPSGGISAFRDADQPSTDGFWAGEVSQFLGTHHHFVTVSPQQLLEDLSVPTIARDAPGFGQLDTSLYLLCKRIKQRGTVALSGETADEIFAGYSWYHSPDALKIRAFPWLVTMPPAATGPQSLFWVSPQIREKAQPLAYLQRRYEEATANIPKCDGEDPLLARRREIFYLTLTNWLQMLLDRKDRMSMAAGLEVRVPFCDHRLVEYLWNVPWEMQTIDGQEKSLLRRAWAGLVPEGVRLRKKSAYPVSDEPEYLAGLRRLTIELLNAQSAVCPFVNVPAVKAIAEGQIPGMAPHVAAILLERVIQIDIWLKHYRVSIR from the coding sequence ATGTGCGGGATCTCAGGGGTACTCGGCTGGAGACAGGATCTTTCCCAATCCTGCCCGGACCTCACCGCGATGTCTGCTGCACTCCGCCATCGCGGCCCGGACGGCAGCGGCGTCTGGCGTTCTGCCCACATCGCACTGGCTCATCGCCGGCTATGCGTGATCGACCCCAGCGGTGGATCTCAGCCGATGCTTTACAAGCACGCAGACCGCACATTCGCGGTTTCCTATAACGGCGAAATCTACAACTTTCGCGAACTCCGCCGCGAACTGGAGAGCCGGCGCCACCGGTTTCAAACCCAGTCCGATACCGAAGTTCTGCTCGCCGCATACGCCGAGTGGGGAGCGGAATGCATCAACCATTTCAATGGGATCTTTGCCTTCGCCCTGTGGGACGACTACCGTCAAATGCTGGTGCTCGCCCGCGATCGTCTCGGGGTCAAACCGCTGTTCTACACCGAGCTAACCGACTCGATCCTGTTCGCTTCAGAAATCAAGTCGCTGCTGGCCCACCCGGCAGTCAAAGCGGAAGTTGACAACGACGGCCTGGCGGAACTGTTCAGCCCCGTGCAGCTGCGCACACCAGGCTTTACCATCTATCGGAACGTCCTCGAGGTTGGCGCGGGAGAGTACATCACCTTCAACCGCGAGGGCAGGCGTTCGACCCGATATTGGTCATTGATAAGCGCCCCTCATACCGACGATGTGGACACGACGGTTGAGAATATCCGGAACCTTCTCGAGGACACGGTCAGGAGGCAATTGATCGCGGATGTTCCCGTTGTGACAATGTTGTCGGGAGGCATCGATTCCAGCGGCGTCACTGCCCTGGCTGCCCGGGAACTGGGGAGTCAAGGCAAAAGCCTTAATACTTATTCCGTGGATCCCTCTGGAGGCATCAGTGCCTTCCGGGATGCGGACCAACCGAGCACCGATGGCTTCTGGGCCGGTGAGGTTTCACAATTTCTCGGGACTCATCATCATTTTGTGACCGTCAGCCCCCAGCAGCTTCTGGAGGACCTTTCTGTTCCCACCATTGCTCGCGATGCGCCGGGATTCGGACAGCTGGATACCTCCCTCTACCTCCTTTGCAAACGCATCAAGCAAAGAGGGACCGTTGCGCTTTCCGGGGAAACTGCAGATGAGATTTTCGCGGGCTATTCCTGGTATCACTCGCCCGATGCGCTGAAGATCAGAGCATTCCCCTGGCTCGTCACCATGCCGCCCGCGGCCACAGGACCCCAAAGTCTGTTCTGGGTGTCGCCCCAGATCCGGGAAAAGGCTCAACCCCTCGCTTACCTGCAGAGAAGATATGAGGAAGCCACCGCGAACATACCGAAATGCGACGGAGAAGACCCTCTCCTGGCCAGACGCAGAGAGATCTTTTATCTCACGCTAACCAACTGGTTGCAGATGCTGCTGGATCGTAAGGACAGGATGAGCATGGCGGCCGGCCTGGAAGTTCGAGTGCCGTTTTGCGACCATCGGCTTGTCGAGTATCTGTGGAATGTTCCGTGGGAGATGCAAACAATTGACGGACAGGAGAAAAGCCTGCTGCGGCGAGCGTGGGCAGGGTTGGTTCCTGAAGGCGTCCGGCTGAGGAAGAAGAGCGCATATCCCGTATCCGACGAGCCTGAATATCTGGCCGGACTTCGGCGGCTCACAATCGAATTATTGAATGCGCAGTCGGCAGTTTGTCCTTTTGTCAATGTGCCTGCCGTCAAGGCGATTGCGGAGGGACAGATTCCCGGAATGGCTCCTCACGTTGCTGCAATACTGCTGGAGCGAGTCATTCAAATTGACATCTGGTTGAAACACTACCGGGTGAGTATTCGTTAG
- a CDS encoding radical SAM protein, with translation MDKLTHEAASHPVTVSLVCITTGMNLSRARTDFEHLADGSLSERSSESARGWEMLPYQTGLLQVYAQTHAADPARYKFRLPLHRRRSVEKSVPELLGADIAGFSTYVWNMRHSLKIARLLKEREPGVLIMFGGPQVPDRAEGFLRENPFVDVAVHGEGERIFLRLLEAFPSNDWSEIPSVSFLDKAGRFIHHPKGARIEDLAVIPPVYASGVFDPLLEANPNTEWMAPIETNRGCPFSCTFCDWGSATATKVFKFSLENIYKEFDWIGQHKVETVFCCDANYGMLPRDVEITDYIADVRTRTNYPRVFVTQNTKNSTERSYRVQKRLNDVGLNSGVTLSFQSLDPTALRSVKRDNISIDSFAQLQSRYKLEEIPTYTDIILGLPGETYDSFVDGFSTIIAGGQHRHLFFYNCQLLPNAEISLPEQVKEHGLVTVDQEIVEVHSDIDKCRNEETPEYVKTVIATNALPADQWVEAKTVMWMAELVYFQRLLQLPFVVLHELYGLDYGRLIEAFAKADGELFPVVRGVVDFFHQRAREIQSGSWEYCPSEKWLNMVWPAHEHALIGLVQDSKLGAFYQEAKGILLQYAQEKVPAGLDPLLLIEAVDFNQKLFRIPFPGSSLRVRVQHNLWEFYQGVLAGKPVPLENKPVAYAVWRTRPGFKRFDDWLEYLIYSHNSRQDYLYPCTLLPPEPKPEDVASQPAHAVAEQHT, from the coding sequence ATGGACAAACTGACGCATGAGGCCGCGAGCCATCCGGTAACAGTTAGCCTGGTCTGCATTACGACCGGCATGAACCTCAGCCGGGCGCGGACCGATTTTGAACATCTGGCCGACGGCAGCTTGTCCGAAAGGAGTTCCGAATCGGCGCGTGGCTGGGAAATGCTGCCTTACCAGACAGGCCTGCTCCAGGTCTACGCTCAAACCCATGCTGCGGATCCTGCCAGATATAAGTTCAGGCTGCCTCTTCATCGAAGGCGATCCGTCGAGAAATCGGTCCCTGAACTCCTGGGAGCGGATATCGCAGGTTTCAGCACTTATGTCTGGAATATGCGTCACAGCCTGAAAATCGCCCGGCTTCTCAAAGAACGGGAACCCGGCGTACTCATCATGTTCGGCGGCCCGCAGGTGCCTGATCGGGCAGAAGGCTTCCTGCGTGAAAACCCATTCGTCGATGTGGCCGTGCATGGTGAAGGGGAACGCATTTTTCTCCGGCTTCTGGAAGCGTTTCCGTCAAATGACTGGAGTGAAATTCCATCAGTCAGCTTTCTGGACAAGGCCGGCCGGTTTATCCATCACCCGAAAGGCGCCAGGATCGAGGATCTGGCAGTCATTCCCCCAGTCTATGCGAGCGGCGTTTTTGACCCGCTGCTCGAAGCGAATCCCAATACCGAATGGATGGCTCCGATTGAGACCAATCGCGGCTGCCCCTTTTCCTGCACTTTCTGCGACTGGGGATCTGCAACAGCCACGAAGGTTTTCAAATTCAGCCTCGAGAATATTTACAAGGAATTTGACTGGATCGGTCAGCACAAAGTGGAGACGGTTTTCTGCTGCGACGCGAATTATGGCATGTTGCCGCGCGATGTCGAGATCACCGATTACATTGCGGATGTGCGCACCAGGACCAACTACCCGCGCGTGTTCGTCACGCAGAATACGAAGAACTCCACCGAGCGGTCATACCGCGTCCAGAAACGCTTGAATGACGTCGGATTGAATTCCGGAGTCACCCTCTCGTTCCAATCGCTGGATCCCACGGCTCTCCGAAGCGTCAAACGGGACAACATATCCATCGATTCTTTTGCGCAATTGCAGAGCCGGTACAAGCTCGAGGAAATTCCCACGTATACCGACATTATTCTGGGCCTTCCCGGTGAGACCTATGACAGCTTTGTCGACGGGTTTTCCACGATAATCGCCGGCGGACAACATCGCCACCTGTTTTTCTACAACTGCCAGTTGCTGCCGAATGCAGAAATCTCGCTGCCGGAACAGGTGAAAGAGCACGGCCTGGTGACGGTGGACCAGGAGATCGTGGAAGTGCATTCGGATATCGACAAGTGCAGAAACGAGGAAACCCCGGAGTACGTGAAGACCGTAATCGCCACGAACGCCCTTCCTGCGGACCAGTGGGTCGAAGCGAAAACCGTGATGTGGATGGCAGAACTGGTTTACTTCCAGCGCCTTCTTCAGCTGCCATTCGTTGTGCTGCACGAACTTTATGGACTGGATTACGGCAGACTGATCGAGGCCTTTGCCAAGGCCGACGGCGAACTCTTTCCTGTTGTACGGGGCGTAGTCGACTTCTTCCACCAGAGAGCGCGTGAAATCCAGAGTGGTTCGTGGGAGTACTGCCCTTCGGAGAAATGGTTGAACATGGTATGGCCGGCGCACGAACACGCTTTGATCGGGCTCGTGCAGGATTCGAAGCTGGGCGCATTTTACCAGGAGGCAAAAGGCATCCTTCTGCAGTATGCACAGGAGAAAGTTCCGGCGGGCCTGGATCCGCTACTTCTCATCGAAGCCGTCGACTTCAACCAGAAACTGTTCCGCATTCCGTTCCCTGGTAGCAGCCTTAGAGTCCGCGTGCAGCACAATCTGTGGGAGTTCTATCAGGGCGTCCTTGCAGGAAAGCCGGTTCCATTGGAAAACAAGCCCGTTGCATATGCAGTATGGCGGACCCGTCCCGGCTTCAAGCGCTTCGACGATTGGCTGGAATATCTGATTTACTCCCATAACAGCAGGCAGGACTATCTTTATCCGTGCACTCTGCTGCCACCGGAGCCAAAGCCCGAGGACGTTGCGTCTCAGCCGGCCCACGCAGTGGCCGAACAGCATACGTAA
- a CDS encoding cyclic nucleotide-binding domain-containing protein: MRKVLYLLSELDEHALDWLVAAGTREWLAPKHVLIEEGKPITVLYITLEGKFSVKTKDKVVAELEAGEVVGELSFLDSRPPVATVATLERSAVLSIPAARLRSKLKTDHVFASSFYRALGVMLATRLRDMTLTLAYGTSESRNLDVEEAGEFSPALFDRLDLAARRFQSLIEKLDMEKGRAAAVTEGVKF; the protein is encoded by the coding sequence ATGCGAAAAGTTCTGTATCTTCTATCTGAATTGGATGAGCATGCCTTGGACTGGCTTGTCGCCGCGGGAACTCGCGAATGGCTGGCTCCGAAGCACGTGTTGATCGAGGAAGGCAAGCCAATTACCGTCCTCTACATTACGCTGGAGGGCAAATTCTCGGTAAAGACGAAGGACAAGGTCGTTGCTGAATTGGAAGCAGGCGAGGTTGTGGGCGAGCTCTCGTTCCTCGACTCGCGTCCTCCGGTCGCAACGGTGGCGACTTTGGAGAGGTCCGCCGTGCTGAGCATTCCGGCTGCACGCTTGCGTTCGAAGCTGAAAACCGACCATGTCTTCGCGAGTTCATTCTATCGTGCCCTGGGAGTCATGCTCGCAACCCGTCTGCGCGATATGACTCTTACATTGGCCTACGGCACCTCTGAAAGCAGGAACCTGGACGTCGAAGAAGCGGGAGAATTCTCGCCCGCGCTCTTCGACCGTCTCGACCTGGCAGCCAGGCGGTTTCAGTCACTGATCGAAAAACTCGACATGGAAAAAGGGCGGGCCGCGGCAGTTACAGAAGGCGTGAAATTCTGA